From Triticum urartu cultivar G1812 chromosome 2, Tu2.1, whole genome shotgun sequence, a single genomic window includes:
- the LOC125539028 gene encoding probable ascorbate-specific transmembrane electron transporter 2: MAGALGVKATPFTYAAHALGAAAAAMVLVWCIHFRGGLALEAVNKNLIFNVHPVLMLIGFIILGSEAIMVYKVFPGLSHDTAKLTHLILHAIAIVLGAVGIYCAFKFHNESGIANLYSLHSWLGIGAISLYGIQWIFGFVTFFFPGAAPDVRRGALPWHALFGLFVYVLTLATAELGFLEKMTFLQSSGLDKYGPEALLVNFTALVVVLFGAAVVVAAVAPAAKVEEPEGYAPIPVIG; encoded by the exons ATGGCGGGCGCGCTGGGCGTGAAGGCGACGCCCTTCACCTACGCGGCGCACGCgctgggcgcggcggcggcggccatggtGCTCGTCTGGTGCATCCACTTCCGCGGCGGCCTCGCCCTCGAGGCCGTCAACAAGAACCTCATCTTCAAC GTTCACCCCGTTCTTATGCTGATCGGCTTCATTATCCTTGGCAGTGAAG CCATAATGGTCTACAAGGTATTTCCGGGACTGAGCCACGACACGGCCAAGCTGACCCACCTGATCCTCCACGCGATCGCCATCGTCCTCGGCGCCGTCGGGATCTACTGCGCCTTCAAGTTCCACAACGAGAGCGGGATCGCTAACCTCTACAGCCTGCACTCCTGGCTCGGGATCGGAGCCATTTCTCTCTACGGAATCCAG TGGATATTTGGGTTCGTGACGTTCTTCTTCCCCGGCGCGGCGCCGGACGTGAGGCGCGGGGCTCTGCCGTGGCACGCGCTCTTCGGGCTCTTCGTCTACGTGCTCACGCTGGCCACGGCGGAGCTCGGGTTCCTGGAGAAGATGACGTTCCTGCAGAGCTCCGGGCTCGACAAGTACGGCCCGGAGGCGCTCCTCGTCAACTTCACGGCCCTCGTCGTCGTGCTCTTCGGTGCCGCCGTGGTCGTCGCTGCCGTCGCTCCCGCGGCTAAGGTGGAGGAGCCGGAGGGATATGCTCCGATCCCAGTCATCGGGTAG
- the LOC125539030 gene encoding remorin-like has translation MAAEEPKKVEVEAAPEPEAVPAAEPEAPAKDVTEEKAVIPAPEPAAEEEKPPADDSKALVVVEKVADEPVAEKPTDEKAAHGGSNDRDLALARVESEKRNSLIKAWEENEKTKAENKATKKVSAILSWENTKKANIEAQLKKIEEQLEKKKAEYAEKMKNKAAMIHKEAEEKRAMVEAKKGEELLKAEEMAAKYRATGNSPKKVMGCFGA, from the exons ATGGCCGCCGAGGAGCCCAAGAAGGTGGAGGTGGAGGCGGCGCCGGAGCCGGAGGCCGTCCCTGCCGCGGAGCCCGAGGCCCCCGCCAAGGACGTCACCGAGGAGAAGGCCGTCATCCCGGCGCCCGAGCCGGCCGCCGAGGAGGAGAAGCCCCCCGCCGATGACTCCAAGGCCCTCGTCGTCGTCGAGA AGGTTGCAGATGAACCTGTTGCTGAGAAACCCACAGACGAGAAGGCTGCACACGGCGGCTCAAATGACAGAG ACCTCGCTCTTGCAAGGGTGGAAAGTGAGAAGAGGAACTCTTTAATTAAAGCATGGGAGGAGAATGAGAAGACAAAGGCTGAGAACAA GGCTACTAAAAAGGTATCCGCTATTCTCTCATGGGAGAACACCAAGAAAGCAAACATAGAAGCTCAACTGAAGAAGATTGAG GAGCAATTGGAAAAGAAGAAGGCGGAATACGCCGAGAAGATGAAGAACAAGGCGGCAATGATTCACAAGGAGGCTGAAGAGAAGAGAGCGATGGTCGAGGCAAAGAAAGGGGAGGAACTCCTCAAGGCCGAGGAGATGGCCGCCAAGTACCGCGCCACCGGCAACTCTCCCAAGAAAGTCATGGGATGCTTCGGGGCCTGA